DNA from Brassica napus cultivar Da-Ae chromosome C4, Da-Ae, whole genome shotgun sequence:
GTAACCTCTAAAAGTTCATTTGCTGTTTGTTTAGTTGATTTAGGGATCTATTGTAATGTCTTATTTAAATAGCTTTGCACATACACAACACAACTGTAGAAAGAAGATAGAGAGGGGTAAAGCTTAAAAACAGGAGATATCAGAGTAGATAGATTTTCAGTTATCTTAGAATAGAAAAAGGATCTATCAACCGTTGGACAAATCAATTTTCTGCTAAATCAGGTTGTgtcaaaagagaaaaatgagCTCAAGAAACCAAAGGAGCCAAAACAGAACATTCCATTATTGTAATGGCTTCAAGTCCACCCAAAAACACCTTAAATTCACAACCCTCTTCCTCAACCCGCCCTCCTCAAGCCGTCAAGTTTGGTCGCCGGACGTCCAGTGGCCGCACCGTTAGCCTCTCTCGAGACTATGACATGGACGTCCCTGGCGATTACTCCTCCGGCCAAAATGATTACATCGACTACACCGTCCTCATGCCTCCTACACCTGACAACCAACCTGCGGGCTCTTCCTCCTCTGCCGCCTCAACGTCACAGTCAAAACCTGACGCAAACCGCAGCTCCAAGATGGGGAATAAGATGGAGAGGAGGTTATCCGTGATGAAatctaataataaatcaatgttGCTGAGGAGCCAGACGGGAGACTTTGATCATAACAGATGGTTGTTTGAATCTAAAGGCAAATATGGAATAGGAAACGCTTTTTGGCCAGATGATATTGATAACGGTGAAGGTGGTGTTAGCATGTCAGATTTTTTAGACAAACCATGGAAGCCTCTCACAAGAAAAGTTAAAGTACCTGCCAAAGTTCTTAGTCCCTACaggtttttaaattttcttgttCTTTAAATCTCGGTCCTAAGATTTTAGAAACTATAGACAATTTAGTAcgaatttaatttaaaaaaaaattaaacaattttgtggatttatgtttatgtaaatttttttaaaaaaatttggaggcAAAAGACTGATGTTTCACTTGCCTATGTTACATCTTATCCTCCTTTGTTTCAGGTTACTAATTGTGCTTCGTCTTGTgatactcttcttcttcctatgGTGGCGTGTTGCGAATCCTAATGAAGATGCAATGTGGCTATGGGGACTATCTATAGTGTGCGAGATTTGGTTCGCTTTCTCTTGGATTCTTGACATTCTTCCAAAGCTAAACCCTATAAACAGAGCAACTGATCTAGCTACCTTGCATGACAAGTTTGAGCAGCCTTCTCCTTCAAACCCTACAGGTCGCTCTGATCTTCCTGGTGTTGATGTGTTTGTTTCCACGGCTGACCCGGAAAAGGAACCGCCGTTAGTCACCGCAAACACCCTTCTATCCATCCTCGCCGTGGATTATCCAATAGAGAAGCTTTCAGCCTACATTTCAGACGATGGTGGTGCAATTCTCACCTTTGAAGCCATGGCTGAAGCTGTTCGCTTTGCCGAGGTTTCATTcaccttctctcttcttcttctgcgtCTTGGAAAGTCTAATAGATTATTTTATATGGCTTTTGCAGTATTGGGTGCCGTTTTGTAGAAAACATGACATAGAGCCGAGGAACCCTGATAGTTACTTCAGCATCAAGAAAGATCCAaccaaaaacaagaagaagCCAGATTTTGTTAAAGATCGTCGCTGGATCAAACGTGAGTACGATGAATTCAAGGTCAGGATCAATGGTCTTCCAGAACAAATCAAGAAAAGAGCTGAGCAGTTCAACTTGAGAGAAGAGCTCAAGGAGAAGCGCATTGCAAAAGAGAAAAACGGCGGTGTATTGCCGCCGGACGGTGTTGAGGTTGTAAAAGCAACGTGGATGGCTGATGGTACACATTGGCCAGGAACGTGGTTTGAACCTAAACCTGATCATTCAAAAGGAGACCACGCTGGAATCCTACAGGTACCAACCATTAACTTCatcagtttgaaaaaaaaaacccaagaaaCTTTACAAAAACTTGAATCCTATTTGTAGATCATGAGCAAAGTGCCTGAGCTTGAACCGGTGATGGGCGGACCGAATGAAGGAGCGCTGGATTTCACAGGGATCGATATCCGAGTACCGATGTTTGCATATGTATCGCGTGAGAAACGTCCAGGGTTTGACCATAACAAGAAAGCTGGTGCCATGAATGGTATGGTTAGAGCTTCAGCCATATTATCCAATGGCGCCTTTATCCTCAATCTTGACTGTGATCACTACGTCTACAACTCCAAAGCTATCAAAGAAGGAATGTGTTTCATGATGGACCGAGGTGGTGATAGAATATGTTACATTCAGTTTCCACAAAGGTTTGAAGGAATTGACCCATCAGATCGATATGCAAATCACAATACTGTCTTCTTCGACGGTGAGTTattgaagtaaaacataaatttaatgcTTGTATCACAAGCCACCATAGGTTAAACCATATATATTTTGGGGTTCTGAAACAGGTAACATGAGAGCATTAGATGGGTTACAAGGTCCGGTCTACGTCGGAACAGGGTGTATGTTCCGAAGGTATGCTCTTTATGGATTCAACCCACCTCGAGCCAACGAGTACAACGGCGTGTTCGGTCAGGAAAAGGCCCCGGCTATGCATGTCAGGACTCAGTCCCAAGCGTCCCAAATATCCGAAACATCTGATTTAGAGTCGGACACACAGCCTCTAACAGATGATCCGGATCTTGGTCTTCCCAAAAAGTTTGGTAACTCGACCATCTTCACAGACACTATTCCAGTCGCTGAGTACCAAGGACGGCCTCTAGCAGATCACATGTCAGTTCAAAACGGAAGACCGCCCGGTGCTTTGCTCCTTCCACGGCCTCCCCTTGATGCTCCAACCGTAGCTGAAGCCATCGCTGTCATTTCTTGCTGGTAAGGTTAACTTATATGCTTTGTCAGTAAatggaaaatataataataatgtaaatatgCTATAATAGTATTGCTTGTTATCCAAGACTCGAGAAGCAAGTAGAAGGTTATAATTTGATTCTGGTTAACAACTAAGTTGtacaaaacaatttattttcttttgaattaatttaacattcattcaaaaatataataataataataataataataatattcgtTTGTTCTTCAAGTCTTTCTATTTACTTTTCAAAGTCTTCCTAGGTTATTTTTACAATCTTGGTCCGCAAGATACACATATTACTCTCCGATATATTTCTAATAACGGTTTCGAATTTGGCTTTTTCAGGTACGAAGACAATACAGAATGGGGAGATAGAATAGGATGGATCTACGGGTCGGTAACCGAAGACGTGGTCACAGGCTACCGTATGCATAACCGCGGTTGGCGGTCCGTTTACTGCATCACAAAACGTGACGCTTTCCGCGGCACAGCTCCCATCAATCTCACCGACCGTCTCCACCAAGTCCTACGTTGGGCAACCGGCTCCGTAGAAATCTTCTTCTCCAAGAACAACGCCATGTTCGCCACCAGAAGGCTCAAATTTCTCCAGAGAGTCGCTTACCTCAACGTCGGTATCTACCCTTTCACCTCAATCTTCTTGGTCGTCTACTGCTTCCTCCCGGCACTATGCCTCTTCTCCGGCAAATTCATCGTCCAGAGCCTCGACATTCACTTCCTCTCATACCTCCTCTGCATCAGCCTCACCTTGATTCTAATCTCCCTCCTCGAGGTCAAATGGTCAGGGATCGGACTAGAAGAGTGGTGGAGAAACGAACAGTTTTGGCTCATCGGTGGCTCGAGCGCTCATCTCGCAGCAGTCGTCCAGGGTCTGCTCAAAGTACTAGCCGGAATCGAAATCTCATTCACCCTAACGTCGAAAGCTTCGGGAGAAGACGAGGACGACGCGTTTGCGGATCTTTACATCGTGAAGTGGACGGGGCTGTTCATCATGCCGCTTACGATCATTGTAGTGAACCTCGTTGCGATTGTTATCGGTGCTTCGAGGACGATATACAGTGTGATTCCGCAGTGGAACAAGTTGTTTGGAGGGATATTCTTTAGCATGTGGGTGTTGACGCATATGTATCCGTTTTGTAAAGGGTTGATGGGTCGGAGAGGGAAGGTTCCGACGATTGTTTATGTTTGGTCAGGGCTTGTGTCGATTACTGTCTCGCTGTTGTGGATCACGATTAGTCCTCCGGATGATGTTTCAGGCGGTGGAGGATTCTCGGTGTAATTTGGATCAGAGTGTAATACAGTACTGAGGTTTTtgagtttgtgtttttttttgtaacagtaAAATTTGGTTTGTGTAAATTTTATGTTGAAAAGACCAACTCTGCTTTAGTTCTTGTTAGCTTTTGATTCTTattgacacaaaaaaaaaatatcttacgATACATCTCTTGGCTCTGTTTTCTCTCTTTGTGTTGTACAACTccaaaccctttttttttaattaaccgGACCCATAGGTCTATGGAAATATCCACACTAATCTTCAAGTGCAGGTGCACTTCACGGATAGACGGTCTCTCTGagtattcaaatatataatgcAAGACAATGTATATATACATGACCTCTCCACCCCTGCGAACTTGAAGTGTGTGTCATTCGATATGGCAAAGAGATGCATCAAGTTATCAAAACATACCCAGAAAACCAGTTATATCTATAAATATGTAATGGAGCGGAAGTAACGATAGTAACCGATAACACGATGATCCTATTTAGTCTGCGAATTCCTAAGATCAAAGTCTTCTTGTGATCGTTGAGAACACCTATATTCTAAgttttataaatcaataatcAAAGTTGTGTCTCTCACAAACCTAAGAGATCACATTATATATCTATTAGAATTTCCTAAAACCAATAGGataaagaaaaccaaaacatACTTATAAAAGGAATGGAAAGTTttaaagaaataagaaaaccaAAACCTTAGGGAAGTACGATGTATGCTACATCAGGTCCCCTCCCGTATGGAAGATTCGTCCACGAATCCCGATAGTGCATCATCAGCTGGCTCATGCTTGAACAAGTGCTTCACATTGAAAACATCAGCAGTATGTATATGAGATGGTAATCGCAAACGATAAGCATTGGGATTGATTTTCTCGAGGACTTCAACAGGGCCGATCTTTCGTGGCTTCAATTTATTGTACTGGCCGGCAGGAAACCGGTCCTTAGTAAGGACGGCCCAAACATAGTCACCCACCTGCAAATGTAGTTCACGCCTGCGTCTGTCCGCAGCCTGCTTATACTTCAAGGAAGAAGCCTCTAAGTTATCATGCGCCACCGTATGAACGTGTGCCAGTTCCTCCACAAGATCCAGAGCTCTCCCATGAAACTCACCGACCTGAGGAAGAGACGTTAATGCCAAAGGCCCCCGCGGCACAAACCCATACACCACTTTGAACGGACTGAAGCCAAGGCTCCGGTTATGCGCGTGGTTATGGGCGAACTCTGCCTGGCACAGGATAGAATCCCAAGATTTTAGGTTGTCGCCCACCAAACAACGTAACATGTTACCCAAGGAACGATTAACAACTTCAGTCTGACCgtccgtttgaggatgatacGCAGAACTCATATTCAGGCTGGTCTTGAAAAGCTTCCATAAGGATCTCCAAAAATGGCTAATGAAACGAGAATCACGGTCGGAAACAATAGAGACGGGCAGACCGTGTAAACGATAAACTTCGCGAAAGAAAAGCCCAGCAACCTGAACGGCGTCAGTTGTTTTCTTACAAGGGATAAAGTGCACCATTTTTGAAAAACGATCGACCACAACAAAGATGGAATTGTTACCCCGTTAAGTTCGCGGCAGCCCAAGAACAAAATCCATACTTATATCGCTCCACGGCTGTGTAGGAACGGGTAATGGTAGGTAAAGGCCGGCATTGGACGCGTGACCTTTACTTTGTTGACACGTCGTGCATCACGCCACAAACCTCTCCACATCACGCCTCAACGTAGGCCAAAAGTAAGAATCCACAACCAACTTAAGAGTGCGACCATGACCAACGTGTCCTTCGCCATGCAACTCACGACTGATCTGTAGCCGAAGACTACTCTCTGGTACGCAGAGCCGGGTGTCTTTGAACACAAATCCGTCTACCAATGAGAAGTCAGAACGGACACCGTGCATAAGGTCCAACCATACCGAAGAAAAATAAGGATCTGTCGGGTACAAATCTGCCAAAGATTCAAAACCAAGGACCGAAACTTGTAATGTAGAGACCAGGGCATGGCGTCTGCTCAAGGCGTCGGCTACTTTGTTCAGCTTTCCCGACTGATGCTTGATAACGAAAGTAAACTGCTGTAAGTA
Protein-coding regions in this window:
- the LOC125585839 gene encoding cellulose synthase-like protein D1, translated to MASSPPKNTLNSQPSSSTRPPQAVKFGRRTSSGRTVSLSRDYDMDVPGDYSSGQNDYIDYTVLMPPTPDNQPAGSSSSAASTSQSKPDANRSSKMGNKMERRLSVMKSNNKSMLLRSQTGDFDHNRWLFESKGKYGIGNAFWPDDIDNGEGGVSMSDFLDKPWKPLTRKVKVPAKVLSPYRLLIVLRLVILFFFLWWRVANPNEDAMWLWGLSIVCEIWFAFSWILDILPKLNPINRATDLATLHDKFEQPSPSNPTGRSDLPGVDVFVSTADPEKEPPLVTANTLLSILAVDYPIEKLSAYISDDGGAILTFEAMAEAVRFAEYWVPFCRKHDIEPRNPDSYFSIKKDPTKNKKKPDFVKDRRWIKREYDEFKVRINGLPEQIKKRAEQFNLREELKEKRIAKEKNGGVLPPDGVEVVKATWMADGTHWPGTWFEPKPDHSKGDHAGILQIMSKVPELEPVMGGPNEGALDFTGIDIRVPMFAYVSREKRPGFDHNKKAGAMNGMVRASAILSNGAFILNLDCDHYVYNSKAIKEGMCFMMDRGGDRICYIQFPQRFEGIDPSDRYANHNTVFFDGNMRALDGLQGPVYVGTGCMFRRYALYGFNPPRANEYNGVFGQEKAPAMHVRTQSQASQISETSDLESDTQPLTDDPDLGLPKKFGNSTIFTDTIPVAEYQGRPLADHMSVQNGRPPGALLLPRPPLDAPTVAEAIAVISCWYEDNTEWGDRIGWIYGSVTEDVVTGYRMHNRGWRSVYCITKRDAFRGTAPINLTDRLHQVLRWATGSVEIFFSKNNAMFATRRLKFLQRVAYLNVGIYPFTSIFLVVYCFLPALCLFSGKFIVQSLDIHFLSYLLCISLTLILISLLEVKWSGIGLEEWWRNEQFWLIGGSSAHLAAVVQGLLKVLAGIEISFTLTSKASGEDEDDAFADLYIVKWTGLFIMPLTIIVVNLVAIVIGASRTIYSVIPQWNKLFGGIFFSMWVLTHMYPFCKGLMGRRGKVPTIVYVWSGLVSITVSLLWITISPPDDVSGGGGFSV